A window of the Coregonus clupeaformis isolate EN_2021a unplaced genomic scaffold, ASM2061545v1 scaf0124, whole genome shotgun sequence genome harbors these coding sequences:
- the LOC121548522 gene encoding muskelin, translated as MAVVPENRVLSFSVFKWSSYSSTYLPENILVDKPNDQSSRWSSESNYPPQYLLLKMERPAIVQSITFGKYEKTHVCNLKKFKVFGGMSEENMTELLSSGLKNDYNKETFTLKHKIDEQMFPCRFVKIVPLMSWGPSFNFSIWYIELHGIEEPDVVQPCLNWYSKYREQEAIRLCLKHFRQHNYTEAFESLQKKTRIALEHQMLTHLHDRLVLRGDFDACEELIDKAVKDGLFNQYISQQEYKPRWSQIIPKSNKGTTAQEPSPDDMNSETNYSSNEDDNRPGMRGGHQMVIDVQTETVYLFGGWDGTQDLADFWAYSVQENQWVCISRDTEKESGPSARSCHKMCIDSQRRQIYTLGRYLDSSVRNSKSLKSDFYRYDVDANTWTLLSEDTSADGGPKLVFDHQMCMDSEKHMIYTFGGRILMCNGSVEDSRTSEPQFSGLYAFHCQAGTWSLLREDSCNAGPEDVQSRIGHCMLFHTRNRCLYVFGGQRSKTYLNDFFSYDVDGDHVEIISDGTKKDSGMVPMTGFTQRATIDPELNEIHVLSGLSKDKDKREENVRNSFWIYDIARNNWSCVYKNDQVVKENPSKALQEEEPCPRFAHQLVYDEMHKVHYLFGGNPGKSCSPKMRLDDFWSLKLCRPSKEYLLRHCRYLIRKYRFEEKAQSEPLNALKYLQNDLSLTVDHTNPDETKEFQLLPSALFKSSSDFIPLGFSDVDQTYAQRTQLFDTLVNFFPDSMTPPKGNLVDLITL; from the exons AAACATCTTGGTGGACAAACCCAATGACCAGTCCTCCAGGTGGTCGTCTGAGAGCAATTACCCTCCACAG TACTTATTGTTGAAAATGGAAAGGCCTGCGATCGTTCAGAGCATCACCTTCGGGAAGTATGAGAAGACTCACGTGTGCAACCTGAAGAAGTTCAAAGTGTTTGGTGGGATGAGTGAAGAGAACATGACAGAACTCCTGTCCAG TGGCCTGAAGAATGACTACAACAAGGAGACCTTCACCTTGAAGCACAAGATTGACGAACAGATGTTTCCTTGCAGATTTGTTAAAATAG tgcctCTGATGTCTTGGGGGCCCAGTTTTAACTTCAGTATCTGGTACATTGAGCTGCATGGCATTGAGGAACCTGATGTAGTTCAGCCCTGTCTTAACTGGTACAGCAAG TACCGGGAACAGGAAGCGATCCGCCTGTGCCTGAAGCACTTTCGGCAGCATAACTACACAGAGGCCTTTGAGTCGCTGCAGAAGAAGACGCGCATCGCGTTGGAACACCAAATGCTGACACACCTTCACGATCGCCTGGTGCTCCGGGGAGACTTTGACGCCTGTGAGGAGCTCATCGACAAAGCCGTCAAAG ACGGTTTATTTAACCAGTACATCAGCCAGCAAGAGTACAAGCCAAGATGGAGTCAGATTATCCCCAAGAGTAACAAAGGTACAACCGCCCAAGAGCCAAGCCCAGACGACATGAACAGTGAGACAAACTACTCAA gtaatgagGATGACAACAGACCAGGGATGAGGGGAGGTCATCAGATGGTCATCGACGTTCAGACAG AGACGGTGTATCTTTTTGGGGGCTGGGACGGCACACAGGACCTGGCTGACTTCTGGGCCTACAGTGTTCAGGAGAACCAGTGGGTCTGCATCTCCAGAGACACAGAGAAGGAG AGTGGTCCCAGTGCTCGGTCCTGTCACAAGATGTGCATCGACAGCCAGCGGCGGCAGATCTACACACTCGGCCGCTACCTAGACTCCAGCGTCAGGAACAGCAAGTCTCTGAAGAGTGACTTCTACCGTTACGACGTTGACGCCAACACCTGGACACTGCTCAGCGAGGACACGTCAGCCGACGGCGGGCCCAAGCTCGTCTTTGACCACCAG ATGTGTATGGACTCGGAGAAACACATGATCTATACGTTTGGCGGTCGGATCCTGATGTGTAACGGCAGTGTGGAGGACAGCAGGACGTCCGAGCCCCAGTTCAGTGGGCTGTATGCCTTCCACTGCCAGGCCGGAACCTGGAGCCTGCTCAGAGAAGACTCCTGCAACGCTGGGCCTGAGGACGTCCAGTCACGCATCGGACACTGCATGCTCTTCCACACT AGGAATCGTTGTCTGTATGTGtttggaggtcagaggtcaaagacGTACCTGAATGACTTCTTCAGCTACGACGTGGACGGGGACCATGTGGAGATCATCTCAGACGGAACCAAGAAGGACTCCGGCATGG TGCCGATGACGGGCTTCACCCAGAGGGCCACCATAGACCCAGAGCTGAATGAGATCCACGTCCTGTCTGGCCTTAGCAAGGACAAGGACAAACGAGAGGAGAACGTCCGTAACTCCTTCTGGATCTATGATATCGCACGCAACAACTG GTCGTGTGTGTATAAGAATGACCAGGTGGTGAAGGAGAACCCCAGTAAGGCTCTGCAAGAGGAGGAGCCCTGTCCACGCTTCGCCCACCAGCTGGTCTATGACGAAATGCACaag GTGCACTACCTGTTTGGAGGTAACCCAGGGAAGTCGTGCTCTCCTAAGATGCGTCTGGATGACTTCTGGTCCCTCAAGCTGTGTCGCCCCTCTAAGGAGTACCTGCTCCGACACTGCAGATACCTAATCAGGAAGTACAG gtttgAGGAGAAGGCCCAGTCAGAGCCTCTGAATGCTCTGAAGTACCTGCAGAACGACCTCTCTCTGACCGTGGACCACACCAACCCTGACGAGACCAAAGAG TTCCAGCTCCTGCCCTCGGCTCTCTTCAAGTCCAGCTCTGACTTCATCCCTCTGG GTTTCTCAGACGTGGACCAGACGTATGCCCAGCGCACGCAGCTCTTCGACACGCTCGTCAACTTCTTCCCGGACAGCATGACCCCGCCCAAGGGTAACCTCGTTGACCTCATCACACTCTAG